Proteins encoded together in one Apus apus isolate bApuApu2 chromosome Z, bApuApu2.pri.cur, whole genome shotgun sequence window:
- the ELAVL2 gene encoding ELAV-like protein 2 isoform X9, producing MWLLCLEVVRGQQSLGLGSVGFFLNSQVIAAMETQLSNGPTCNNTAHGSTTINNCSSPVDSGNTEDSKTNLIVNYLPQNMTQEELKSLFGSIGDIESCKLVRDKITGQSLGYGFVNYVDPKDAEKAINTLNGLRLQTKTIKVSYARPSSASIRDANLYVSGLPKTMTQKELEQLFSQYGRIITSRILVDQVTGVSRGVGFIRFDKRIEAEEAIKGLNGQKPPSATEPITVKFANNPSQKTNQAILSQLYHSPNRRYPAPLAQQAQRFRKKPELL from the exons caGGTAATTGCTGCCATGGAAACACAACTGTCTAATGGACCAACTTGCAATAACACAGCTCATGGTTCAACCACCATAAACAATTGCTCATCACCAGTTGATTCTGGGAACACAGAAGACAGCAAGACCAATTTAATAGTCAACTACCTTCCACAGAATATGACACAAGAAGAACTCAAAAGTCTGTTTGGCAGCATTGGTGACATAGAATCCTGTAAGCTTGTCAGGGACAAAATAACAG GACAGAGCTTGGGTTATGGTTTTGTGAACTACGTTGACCCCAAGGATGCTGAAAAAGCTATCAACACTCTGAATGGATTGAGACTTCAAACTAAAACCATAAAA gTTTCCTATGCACGACCAAGTTCAGCTTCTATCAGAGATGCAAATTTGTACGTTAGTGGACTTCCAAAAACAATGACTCAGAAAGAATTGGAACAGCTCTTTTCCCAATACGGTCGCATTATTACTTCTCGTATTCTGGTTGACCAAGTCACTG GGGTATCAAGGGGTGTGGGGTTCATCCGGTTCGACAAGCGAATTGAAGCAGAAGAAGCAATCAAGGGCTTGAATGGCCAGAAACCTCCAAGTGCCACAGAGCCCATCACGGTAAAGTTTGCTAACAATCCAAGCCAAAAAACCAATCAGGCCATCCTTTCCCAGCTGTACCATTCTCCAAACAGAAGATACCCTGCACCTCTAGCTCAGCAGGCTCAACGTTTCAG GAAGAAACCAGAGCTTCTTTAA